The proteins below come from a single Scatophagus argus isolate fScaArg1 chromosome 15, fScaArg1.pri, whole genome shotgun sequence genomic window:
- the gabrg1 gene encoding gamma-aminobutyric acid receptor subunit gamma-1 encodes MRLFLRAVQDKAMNPWLLFALLGFCAAFGPSKQEEEDYEDVPINKTWVLSPKVYESDVTLILNKLLQGYDNKLRPDIGVRPTVIETAVYVNSIGPVDPINMEYTIDIFFAQTWYDSRLKFNSSMKLLMLNSNMVGKIWIPDTFFRNSRKSDAHWITTPNRLLRLWSNGRVMYTLRLTINAECYLKLHNFPMDEHSCPLEFSSYGYPKNEIMYRWQRRAVEVADQRYWRLYQFAFVGLRNTSDVAHTQSGEYVIMTIFFDLSRRMGYFTIQTYIPCSMIVVLSWVSFWINKDAVPARTSLGITTVLTMTTLSTISRKSLPKVSYVTAMDLFVSVCFIFTFAALMEYGTLHYFTSNRQTKKAKASNNAQQKASSMVNIRPGTSLLQMNNIVPYHEEGDYAYECLDGKDCTSFFCCFDDCRSGAWRENRMHVRVSKIDSYSRIFFPTAFGLFNLVYWIGYLYL; translated from the exons CGCAGCATTTGGACCCAGtaagcaggaagaggaggactaTGAAGATGTTCCCATCAATAAGACCTGGGTCTTATCGCCAAAGGTCTATGAAAGCGATGTGACTTTGATCCTAAATAAACTGCTGCAGGGCTACGACAACAAACTGCGGCCTGACATCGGAG TGAGGCCGACAGTGATTGAAACAGCTGTGTACGTCAATAGCATCGGCCCAGTGGACCCCATCAACATG GAATATACCATTGACATCTTCTTCGCCCAGACGTGGTATGACAGCCGACTCAAGTTTAACAGCTCGATGAAGCTGCTCATGCTCAACAGTAACATGGTAGGCAAAATCTGGATTCCCGACACATTCTTCAGGAATTCCCGCAAATCGGACGCCCACTGGATCACCACCCCCAATCGCCTCCTGAGGCTGTGGAGCAATGGGAGAGTCATGTACACGCTGAG gttGACTATTAATGCGGAGTGTTACCTTAAGCTGCATAACTTTCCAATGGATGAGCACTCGTGTCCACTGGAGTTTTCAAGCT ATGGTTATCCTAAGAATGAGATCATGTACCGGTGGCAGAGACGGGCCGTGGAGGTTGCAGACCAGCGTTACTGGAGACTTTACCAGTTTGCCTTTGTAGGGTTGAGGAACACCTCTGACGTGGCACACACCCAGTCAG GTGAATATGTAATCATGACAATCTTTTTTGACCTGAGTCGGAGAATGGGCTACTTCACCATCCAGACCTATATTCCCTGCAGTATGATTGTGGTTTTGTCCTGGGTCTCCTTCTGGATCAACAAGGATGCTGTCCCAGCCCGCACATCTCTAG GTATCACCACAGTGCTCACCATGACAACTCTGAGCACCATCTCCAGGAAGTCCCTACCCAAAGTTTCCTACGTTACCGCCATGGACCTGTTTGTCTCCGTCTGCTTTATCTTCACCTTCGCTGCCCTCATGGAGTACGGCACTCTGCACTACTTCACCAGCAACAGACAGACCAAAAAGGCTAAAGCCAGCAATAACGCACAG CAGAAAGCATCCAGCATGGTGAATATCCGACCTGGCACATCCCTGCTGCAGATGAACAACATCGTGCCCTATCACGAGGAGGGTGACTATGCTTACGAGTGTTTGGATGGAAAAGACTGCAccagcttcttctgctgtttcgATGACTGCCGGTCAGGTGCCTGGCGTGAAAACAGGATGCATGTGCGTGTTTCCAAGATTGATTCTTACTCACGAATATTCTTCCCCACTGCTTTTGGCCTTTTCAATCTGGTTTACTGGATAGGTTATCTGTATCTATAA